A single genomic interval of Vulpes vulpes isolate BD-2025 chromosome 3, VulVul3, whole genome shotgun sequence harbors:
- the METTL8 gene encoding tRNA N(3)-cytidine methyltransferase METTL8, mitochondrial isoform X7, giving the protein MQWSDEEEAAARKKVEENSAVRVLLEEQVKFENEASKYWDTFYKIHKNKFFKDRNWLLREFPEIIPVDQKTEQKLEELSWDHAKTSAANGFSRMHCPTMPEEKNYNKKRCGSSDGQRKAGSHFSNLDSKEHRKGPLKTELFPGSNATFRILEVGCGAGNSVFPILNTLQDAPESFLYCCDFASGAVELVKLHSSYRAAQCCAFVHDVCDEDLPFPFPDGILDVILLVFVLSSIHPDRMQGVINRLSNLLKPGGMLLFRDYGRYDKTQLRFKRGHCLSENFYVRGDGTRAYFFTKGEVHNMFCKAGLDEKQNLVDRRLQVNRKKQVKMHRVWVQGKFQKPLHLTQKTSKLVF; this is encoded by the exons ttaaGTTTGAGAATGAAGCTAGTAAATACTGGGACACATTTTATAAGATTCATAAGAATAAGTTTTTCAAAGATCGTAATTGGCTGTTGAGGGAATTTCCTGAAATTATTCCAGTTGATCAAAAAACTGAACAGAAGTTGGAAGAGTTATCATGGGATCATGCAAAAACCAGTGCGGCAAATGGTTTCTCAAGAATGCACTGCCCTACTAtgcctgaagaaaaaaattataataagaaaagGTGTGGTTCATCAGATGGTCAAAGGAAAGCGGGATCACATTTTTCCAACCTAGACTctaaagaacacagaaaaggaCCTCTGAAGACAGAATTGTTTCCTGGTAGCAACGCCACTTTCAGAATCCTAGAG GTTGGCTGTGGTGCTGGAAATAGTGTTTTTCCAATTTTGAACACTTTACa GGATGCTCCTGAGTCCTTTCTTTATTGTTGTGATTTTGCTTCTGGAGCTGTGGAACTAGTAAAG TTGCACTCATCCTATAGAGCAGCCCAGTGTTGTGCCTTTGTTCATGACGTTTGTGATGAGGACTTACCCTTCCCTTTTCCAGATGGGATCCTGGACGTGATTCTCCTTGTCTTTGTGCTCTCTTCTATTCATCCTGACAG GATGCAAGGCGTTATAAACCGACTGTCCAACTTACTGAAGCCTGGAGGAATGCTGTTATTTCGGGACTATGGAAGATATGATAAGACTCAGCTTCGTTTTAAAAGGG GGCATTGCTTATCTGAAAATTTTTATGTTCGAGGAGATGGTACCAGAGcatatttttttacaaaag GGGAAGTCCACAATATGTTCTGCAAGGCTGGGTTAGACGAGAAGCAAAATCTGGTTGATCGTCGCTTACAAGTGAATAggaaaaaacaagtgaaaatgcaCCGAGTGTGGGTTCAAGGCAAATTCCAGAAACCATTACACTTGACTCAAAAAACCTCCAAATTGGTGTTTTAA
- the METTL8 gene encoding tRNA N(3)-cytidine methyltransferase METTL8, mitochondrial isoform X5, with amino-acid sequence MQWSDEEEAAARKKVEENSAVRVLLEEQDAVRTEVRKHPHSSENKSLSITNNIIFCFKFENEASKYWDTFYKIHKNKFFKDRNWLLREFPEIIPVDQKTEQKLEELSWDHAKTSAANGFSRMHCPTMPEEKNYNKKRCGSSDGQRKAGSHFSNLDSKEHRKGPLKTELFPGSNATFRILEVGCGAGNSVFPILNTLQDAPESFLYCCDFASGAVELVKLHSSYRAAQCCAFVHDVCDEDLPFPFPDGILDVILLVFVLSSIHPDRMQGVINRLSNLLKPGGMLLFRDYGRYDKTQLRFKRGHCLSENFYVRGDGTRAYFFTKGEVHNMFCKAGLDEKQNLVDRRLQVNRKKQVKMHRVWVQGKFQKPLHLTQKTSKLVF; translated from the exons ATGCTGTGAGAACTGAAGTCAGGAAACACCCTCACAGTTCTGAAAATAAGAGCTTAAGCATCACAAACAATATAATCTTTTGCT ttaaGTTTGAGAATGAAGCTAGTAAATACTGGGACACATTTTATAAGATTCATAAGAATAAGTTTTTCAAAGATCGTAATTGGCTGTTGAGGGAATTTCCTGAAATTATTCCAGTTGATCAAAAAACTGAACAGAAGTTGGAAGAGTTATCATGGGATCATGCAAAAACCAGTGCGGCAAATGGTTTCTCAAGAATGCACTGCCCTACTAtgcctgaagaaaaaaattataataagaaaagGTGTGGTTCATCAGATGGTCAAAGGAAAGCGGGATCACATTTTTCCAACCTAGACTctaaagaacacagaaaaggaCCTCTGAAGACAGAATTGTTTCCTGGTAGCAACGCCACTTTCAGAATCCTAGAG GTTGGCTGTGGTGCTGGAAATAGTGTTTTTCCAATTTTGAACACTTTACa GGATGCTCCTGAGTCCTTTCTTTATTGTTGTGATTTTGCTTCTGGAGCTGTGGAACTAGTAAAG TTGCACTCATCCTATAGAGCAGCCCAGTGTTGTGCCTTTGTTCATGACGTTTGTGATGAGGACTTACCCTTCCCTTTTCCAGATGGGATCCTGGACGTGATTCTCCTTGTCTTTGTGCTCTCTTCTATTCATCCTGACAG GATGCAAGGCGTTATAAACCGACTGTCCAACTTACTGAAGCCTGGAGGAATGCTGTTATTTCGGGACTATGGAAGATATGATAAGACTCAGCTTCGTTTTAAAAGGG GGCATTGCTTATCTGAAAATTTTTATGTTCGAGGAGATGGTACCAGAGcatatttttttacaaaag GGGAAGTCCACAATATGTTCTGCAAGGCTGGGTTAGACGAGAAGCAAAATCTGGTTGATCGTCGCTTACAAGTGAATAggaaaaaacaagtgaaaatgcaCCGAGTGTGGGTTCAAGGCAAATTCCAGAAACCATTACACTTGACTCAAAAAACCTCCAAATTGGTGTTTTAA